The Candidatus Auribacterota bacterium genome segment CGCGCACGGGGCGTGTGCGATCTCCTCATCGAAATGAGCGTCCGTTATCTCAGCGATCATGTCATCGTGGGGGGCGCGCGGCGCATCGCTTCCGGAAGACTCCACCTAGGCTCAGGCCCCCTGGGCGGCCGGAGGGGGAGTGAACACGCGCTGGCTGAGCTCGCGGTCCAATATAAAAAGGCCGCCCGGTGCGTCAGCCATGAGCATGAGCTTCTTCACCACGTCATCAACCGACGCTTCTTCCTCGACCTGTTCAGATACGAACCACTGGAGGAAATTATACGTGGCATTGTCCTGCTCGCGGCCGGCAAGGCTGACCAGATCATTGATCAGTCCGGTCACCTTCTGCTCATGGGCATAGGCTCCCTCAAAGGCGTTGAGGGGAGATGACCACTCGGAGGGCGGCGCTTCGACGGCGGAGAGGATCACCCTCCCGCCCCTGTCAATGAGGTAGCGGAAGAACTTCATGACGTGCACGATCTCTTCCTGGACCTGAACCCTCATCCAGCTGGCGAACCCCTTGAGATTGAGAGACTCGAAATACGCAGACATCGACATGTAGAGATAGGCAGAGTAGAGTTCGCGGTTGAGCTGCCTGTTCAGGGCATCCTGCACCTTTGCCTTAATCATACAAGCCTCCTCTCTTTCAGTGGCCGCGTACCATATCAAATCAGGGGG includes the following:
- a CDS encoding ferritin, with the protein product MIKAKVQDALNRQLNRELYSAYLYMSMSAYFESLNLKGFASWMRVQVQEEIVHVMKFFRYLIDRGGRVILSAVEAPPSEWSSPLNAFEGAYAHEQKVTGLINDLVSLAGREQDNATYNFLQWFVSEQVEEEASVDDVVKKLMLMADAPGGLFILDRELSQRVFTPPPAAQGA